One genomic segment of Lysobacter sp. 5GHs7-4 includes these proteins:
- a CDS encoding SprT family zinc-dependent metalloprotease, giving the protein MSSLLRLLTGQSRPVARGVERETITVVLDDGRSVEVLRVRDPRARRLKLSVDERGARLTLPMRASERAGERFVREHGAWLAAQLDSTRSEHAALQPHVDGQLPLRGQSRPLRWSVGRYLRIAEDEDGAIAIVAPESVAPAALRRALRDFYEGQARADIGRWLPKYLQGLPRAPARIRLRVMSSQWGSLSPDGALSLDLALVLAPPAAFEYVLVHELCHLIHADHSRAFWREVEARCPRWRDQREYFRAQGRPLKAALNALCGKNA; this is encoded by the coding sequence ATGAGCAGCCTGCTGCGCCTGCTGACCGGCCAGTCGCGGCCGGTCGCGCGCGGGGTCGAGCGCGAGACGATCACGGTGGTGCTGGACGACGGCCGCAGCGTCGAGGTGTTGCGCGTGCGCGATCCGCGCGCGCGCCGGCTCAAGCTCAGCGTCGACGAGCGCGGCGCGCGCCTGACCTTGCCGATGCGGGCCAGCGAGCGCGCCGGCGAACGCTTCGTGCGCGAGCACGGCGCCTGGTTGGCCGCGCAGCTGGACAGCACCCGCAGCGAGCACGCCGCGCTGCAACCGCATGTGGACGGGCAGCTGCCCCTGCGCGGACAATCGCGGCCGCTGCGCTGGAGCGTCGGCCGCTACCTGCGCATCGCCGAGGACGAGGACGGCGCGATCGCCATCGTCGCCCCGGAATCCGTCGCCCCGGCCGCCTTGCGCCGCGCGCTGCGCGATTTCTACGAAGGCCAGGCCCGCGCCGACATCGGCCGCTGGCTGCCCAAATACCTGCAGGGCCTGCCGCGCGCGCCGGCGCGCATCCGCCTGCGCGTGATGTCCTCGCAATGGGGCTCGTTGTCGCCGGACGGCGCCTTGTCGCTGGATCTGGCGTTGGTGCTGGCGCCGCCGGCCGCGTTCGAATACGTGCTGGTGCACGAGCTCTGCCACCTGATCCACGCCGACCACTCGCGCGCGTTCTGGCGCGAGGTCGAGGCGCGCTGCCCGCGCTGGCGCGATCAGCGCGAGTATTTCCGCGCGCAGGGCCGGCCGCTGAAGGCGGCGCTGAATGCGCTGTGCGGTAAGAACGCCTAG
- a CDS encoding alpha/beta hydrolase, whose translation MREFVVDTPFGRIGGLRNNVHGAPRLLALHGWLDNAASFVPLAPHLAGFDLVAPDLPGHGVSAHLPPSAEYNLIAAARAAFSVADALGWDRFILLGHSMGGATASLMAAAAPQRIERLQLIEALGGLPEVEERTAARLREAFADQAALAGKRLRVFGDIATAVRARMQANGLSEPVARLLVERGIAPVPAGHYADDSAGGYVWRSDPRLTLATAVRMTEAQVRDVVAAIECPTRVVYVEPAFQYFPAGLRDARIAVLRRGESAAVPGGHHLHMEDPEAVMAAIGDFLTRPL comes from the coding sequence CTGCGCGAGTTCGTGGTCGACACGCCGTTCGGCCGCATCGGCGGCCTGCGCAACAACGTCCACGGCGCGCCGCGCCTGCTGGCGCTGCACGGCTGGCTCGACAACGCCGCCAGCTTCGTGCCGCTGGCGCCGCATCTGGCCGGCTTCGACCTGGTCGCGCCGGACCTGCCCGGACACGGCGTCAGCGCGCACCTGCCGCCGTCCGCCGAATACAACCTGATCGCTGCCGCGCGCGCCGCGTTCTCGGTCGCCGATGCGCTGGGCTGGGACCGCTTCATCCTGCTGGGCCACTCGATGGGCGGCGCCACCGCCAGCCTGATGGCCGCCGCCGCGCCGCAACGGATCGAACGCCTGCAGCTGATCGAGGCCCTGGGCGGCCTGCCCGAGGTCGAGGAGCGCACCGCGGCGCGTCTGCGCGAAGCGTTCGCCGACCAGGCCGCGCTGGCCGGCAAGCGGCTGCGCGTGTTCGGCGACATCGCCACCGCGGTGCGCGCGCGCATGCAGGCCAACGGTTTGAGCGAGCCGGTCGCGCGTCTGCTGGTCGAGCGCGGCATCGCGCCGGTGCCCGCGGGCCACTACGCCGACGACTCGGCCGGCGGCTATGTCTGGCGCAGCGATCCGCGCCTGACCCTGGCCACCGCGGTGCGCATGACCGAGGCGCAGGTGCGCGACGTGGTCGCGGCGATCGAATGCCCCACGCGCGTGGTCTACGTCGAGCCCGCGTTCCAGTATTTCCCGGCCGGGCTGCGCGACGCGCGCATCGCTGTGCTGCGCCGGGGCGAAAGCGCGGCGGTGCCCGGCGGGCATCACTTGCATATGGAAGATCCCGAAGCGGTGATGGCCGCGATCGGAGACTTTCTGACGCGGCCGCTGTAG
- the ttcA gene encoding tRNA 2-thiocytidine(32) synthetase TtcA, which translates to MDGLMSTVLPLAEPVRHVRADQRRGHEHQRLAKRLRHQVGRAIADFGMIEDGDKVMVCLSGGKDSYTLLDILLQLQKKAPVKFELVAVNLDQKQPDFPEHVLPAYLESVGVPYKILEQDTYSVVTRVVPEGKTMCSLCSRLRRGALYTYAEQEGFTKIALGHHRDDLVATFFLNLFFHAKLSGMPPKLLSDDGKHVVIRPLAYVREDDIAQYAQLREFPIIPCNLCGSQENLQRKQVKKMMDAWERDTPGRIETISRALGDIRPSQLSDPKLFDFLALGRLGQSPLPDAHAWLAGEPHEQETGTEPAAM; encoded by the coding sequence ATGGACGGTCTGATGAGTACCGTCCTGCCCCTAGCCGAACCCGTACGTCACGTCCGCGCCGACCAGCGTCGCGGCCACGAACACCAGCGCCTGGCCAAACGCCTGCGTCACCAGGTCGGCCGCGCGATCGCCGATTTCGGCATGATCGAGGACGGCGACAAGGTCATGGTCTGCCTGTCCGGCGGCAAGGACAGCTACACCCTGCTGGACATCCTGCTGCAGCTGCAGAAGAAGGCGCCGGTCAAGTTCGAACTGGTCGCGGTCAACCTGGATCAGAAGCAGCCCGACTTCCCCGAGCACGTGCTGCCGGCCTACCTGGAATCGGTGGGCGTGCCGTACAAGATCCTCGAGCAGGACACCTACTCGGTGGTCACCCGGGTCGTGCCCGAGGGCAAGACCATGTGCTCGCTGTGCTCGCGGCTGCGGCGCGGCGCGTTGTACACCTACGCCGAGCAGGAAGGTTTCACCAAGATCGCGCTGGGCCACCACCGCGACGACCTGGTCGCGACCTTCTTCCTCAACCTGTTCTTCCACGCCAAGCTCAGCGGCATGCCGCCCAAGCTGCTGTCCGACGACGGCAAACACGTGGTGATCCGGCCGCTGGCCTACGTGCGCGAGGACGACATCGCGCAATACGCGCAGCTGCGCGAATTTCCGATCATCCCCTGCAACCTGTGCGGCTCTCAGGAAAACCTGCAGCGCAAGCAGGTCAAGAAGATGATGGACGCCTGGGAACGCGACACCCCGGGCCGGATCGAGACCATCTCCCGCGCCTTGGGCGATATCCGCCCTTCGCAGCTGTCCGATCCCAAGTTGTTCGATTTCCTCGCCCTGGGCCGTCTCGGCCAGTCGCCGCTGCCGGACGCGCATGCGTGGCTGGCCGGCGAACCGCACGAACAGGAAACAGGCACCGAGCCTGCGGCCATGTAA
- a CDS encoding recombination-associated protein RdgC, translated as MFFRNLTLFRFPTTTKLDELEAGLEECKLKPVGPLELSSRGFISPFGRDAEAMSNRIQDAIWLSVGGEDRLLPGSVVNDMLAKKLAEIEQKEGRKPGSRTRKRLKDELIVDLLPRAFIKPSRTDALLDLEHGIVVVDTSSRKSGENVVSEIRRALGSFPALPLNAEVAPRSILTGWLAGEPLPEGLSLGEECELRDPMEQGAVVKCQRMELQGDEIDKHLETGKQVTRLALNLDDHVSFVLGEDLVIRKFKLLDGAVDSLENTERDDLRAELDARFALMSAEVKRLFNVLEPALKLSKAEA; from the coding sequence ATGTTCTTTCGCAATCTGACGCTGTTCCGCTTTCCGACCACCACCAAACTCGACGAACTCGAAGCAGGCCTGGAGGAGTGCAAACTCAAGCCGGTCGGCCCGCTGGAGTTGTCTTCGCGCGGCTTCATCTCGCCCTTCGGCCGCGACGCCGAGGCCATGTCCAATCGTATCCAGGACGCGATCTGGCTCAGCGTCGGCGGCGAGGACCGGCTGCTGCCGGGTTCGGTGGTCAACGACATGCTGGCCAAGAAGCTGGCCGAAATCGAGCAGAAGGAAGGGCGCAAACCCGGTAGCCGCACCCGCAAGCGGCTCAAGGACGAGCTGATCGTCGACCTGCTGCCGCGCGCCTTCATCAAGCCCAGCCGCACCGACGCGCTGCTGGACCTGGAGCACGGCATCGTCGTGGTCGACACCTCCAGCCGCAAGAGCGGCGAGAACGTGGTCAGCGAGATCCGCCGCGCGCTGGGCAGCTTCCCGGCGCTGCCGCTGAACGCCGAAGTCGCGCCGCGTTCGATCCTGACCGGCTGGCTGGCCGGCGAGCCGCTGCCCGAAGGCCTGAGCCTGGGCGAGGAATGCGAACTGCGCGATCCGATGGAACAGGGCGCGGTGGTCAAGTGCCAGCGCATGGAGCTGCAAGGCGACGAGATCGACAAGCACCTGGAGACCGGCAAGCAGGTCACGCGCCTGGCGCTGAACCTGGACGACCACGTGTCCTTCGTGCTCGGCGAAGACCTGGTGATCCGCAAGTTCAAACTGCTTGACGGCGCCGTCGACAGCCTGGAGAACACCGAGCGCGACGACCTGCGCGCCGAGCTCGACGCGCGCTTCGCATTGATGAGCGCCGAGGTGAAGCGCCTGTTCAACGTGCTGGAGCCGGCATTGAAGTTGAGCAAGGCCGAGGCTTGA
- the tatA gene encoding Sec-independent protein translocase subunit TatA encodes MGGLSLWHWLIVLVIVVLVFGTKRLKNVGQDLGEAVKGFKKGVQDEDKPAAQLSDETRRDDANAQTRNDEHTPR; translated from the coding sequence ATGGGCGGTTTGAGTCTTTGGCACTGGCTGATCGTGCTGGTGATCGTGGTGCTGGTGTTCGGCACCAAGCGCCTGAAGAACGTGGGCCAGGACCTCGGCGAAGCGGTGAAGGGCTTCAAGAAGGGCGTGCAGGACGAGGACAAGCCGGCCGCGCAGCTCTCCGACGAAACCCGGCGCGACGACGCCAACGCGCAGACGCGCAACGACGAACACACCCCGCGCTGA
- the hemH gene encoding ferrochelatase, whose translation MSADTAVLLVNLGTPQAPTAAAVRRYLAEFLHDRRVVSLTRWLWCPLLHFAILPLRSSRVAHKYASIWIDGEDGGSPLAVYTRRLARALQRELPQVRVLDAMRYGEPSLRAALQRLRADGVRRLLVLPLYPQYSTSTSASVADVIARGEGPTTRMVEDYYRNPHWVAAVADSVRAYRQSHGAGDHLLFSFHGLPQRLADDGDPYPQQCEASARAIARALGLADDAWTLSYQSRFGRERWLEPATANTLEALSARGLRRIDVVAPGFAVDCLETLEEVAMMLAEEVAGRGGELRYIPCLNDSPAHAAALAGVAREQLERWT comes from the coding sequence GTGAGCGCCGACACCGCCGTACTGCTGGTCAATCTGGGCACGCCGCAGGCCCCGACCGCGGCGGCGGTACGCCGTTATCTGGCCGAGTTCCTGCACGACCGGCGCGTGGTCAGCCTGACCCGCTGGCTGTGGTGCCCGCTGCTGCATTTCGCGATCCTGCCGCTGCGTTCGTCGCGGGTGGCGCACAAGTACGCCAGCATCTGGATCGACGGCGAGGACGGCGGTTCGCCGCTGGCCGTGTACACCCGCCGCCTGGCGCGCGCGCTGCAGCGCGAGCTGCCGCAGGTGCGCGTGCTGGACGCGATGCGCTACGGCGAGCCCTCGCTGCGCGCCGCGCTGCAGCGCCTGCGCGCCGACGGCGTGCGCCGTCTGCTGGTGCTGCCGTTGTATCCGCAGTATTCGACCTCGACCTCGGCTTCGGTGGCCGACGTGATCGCGCGCGGCGAAGGCCCGACCACGCGCATGGTCGAGGACTACTACCGCAATCCCCACTGGGTCGCGGCGGTGGCCGATTCGGTGCGCGCCTATCGCCAGAGCCACGGCGCGGGCGACCACCTGCTGTTCTCCTTCCACGGCCTGCCGCAGCGCCTGGCCGACGACGGCGATCCTTATCCGCAGCAATGCGAGGCCAGCGCGCGCGCGATCGCGCGCGCGCTGGGCCTGGCCGACGACGCCTGGACCCTGAGCTACCAATCGCGCTTCGGCCGCGAGCGCTGGCTGGAGCCGGCCACGGCGAACACGCTGGAGGCGCTGAGCGCGCGCGGCCTGCGCCGCATCGACGTGGTCGCGCCCGGCTTCGCGGTGGACTGCCTGGAAACGCTGGAAGAAGTGGCGATGATGCTGGCCGAGGAGGTCGCCGGCCGCGGCGGCGAGCTGCGCTACATCCCCTGTCTCAACGACAGCCCCGCGCACGCGGCGGCGCTGGCCGGCGTCGCGCGCGAGCAGCTGGAGCGCTGGACGTGA
- the tatC gene encoding twin-arginine translocase subunit TatC: protein MSDADPRAATSADDETAAEPRLLDHLIELRARLLRAVVGLLIVFLALMPFASEIFSLLAGPLLGKLPESGKLIAADPAGGFFVPVKLAFFAALFATVPWLLYQAWAFVAPGLYKREKRLALPLLASAVTLFYAGCAFAYFLVLPAVFGFLVKFTPSVVAMTPDIGKYLDFVLVIFLAFGASFELPVALVILVLLGWVTPQQLKEGRGYAIVGIFVIAAVITPPDVVSQLMLAIPMCVLYELGIIAAGWVKPRETAES, encoded by the coding sequence ATGAGCGACGCTGATCCCCGCGCCGCGACGTCGGCCGACGACGAGACCGCGGCCGAGCCGCGTCTGCTCGACCATCTGATCGAACTGCGCGCGCGCCTGCTGCGCGCGGTGGTCGGCCTGCTGATCGTGTTCCTGGCGCTGATGCCGTTCGCCTCGGAGATCTTCTCGCTGCTGGCCGGCCCGCTGTTGGGCAAGCTGCCCGAGTCGGGCAAGCTGATCGCCGCCGACCCGGCCGGCGGTTTCTTCGTGCCGGTCAAGCTGGCGTTCTTCGCCGCGCTGTTCGCGACCGTGCCCTGGCTGCTGTATCAGGCCTGGGCCTTCGTCGCGCCCGGCCTGTACAAGCGCGAGAAGCGCCTGGCCCTGCCGCTGCTGGCCTCGGCGGTGACGCTGTTCTACGCCGGCTGCGCGTTCGCTTATTTCCTGGTGCTGCCGGCGGTGTTCGGCTTCCTGGTCAAGTTCACCCCGTCGGTGGTGGCGATGACGCCCGACATCGGCAAGTACCTGGACTTCGTGCTGGTGATCTTCCTGGCCTTCGGCGCCAGCTTCGAGCTGCCGGTGGCGCTGGTCATCCTGGTGCTGCTGGGCTGGGTCACGCCGCAGCAGCTCAAGGAAGGCCGCGGCTATGCGATCGTCGGCATCTTCGTGATCGCCGCGGTGATCACGCCGCCGGACGTGGTGTCGCAGCTGATGCTGGCGATCCCGATGTGCGTGCTGTACGAGTTGGGGATCATCGCGGCGGGTTGGGTGAAGCCGCGCGAAACAGCGGAAAGCTGA
- a CDS encoding glutamine amidotransferase, with protein MNSAPFLIIETGQPVATMRRHRGFPHWIRVAAGLERDEAIAINVEAGEPLPSTREGFAGTIVTGSGAMVTDRAEWSERSAQWLREAAHAGMPLLGICYGHQLLAHALGGEVGDHPQGREMGTIALELHGPAGDDPLFGGLPARFEAQATHLQTVLRAPDGATVLARSVHDACHAFRWGDRAWGVQFHPEFSATHMRGYVQARKVALQREGHCPKTIAGNIAATPHARRVLRRFVHHARGLHGR; from the coding sequence ATGAACAGCGCGCCCTTTTTGATCATCGAGACCGGCCAACCGGTCGCCACGATGCGCCGCCACCGCGGCTTTCCGCATTGGATCCGCGTCGCCGCCGGTCTGGAGCGCGACGAGGCGATCGCGATCAACGTCGAGGCCGGCGAACCGCTGCCGAGCACGCGCGAGGGCTTCGCCGGCACCATCGTCACCGGCTCCGGCGCCATGGTCACCGACCGCGCCGAATGGAGCGAGCGCAGCGCGCAGTGGTTGCGCGAAGCCGCGCACGCCGGCATGCCGCTGCTGGGCATCTGCTACGGCCACCAGTTGCTCGCGCATGCGCTGGGCGGCGAGGTCGGCGATCACCCGCAGGGCCGCGAGATGGGCACGATCGCGCTGGAGCTGCATGGGCCGGCCGGCGACGATCCGCTGTTCGGCGGCCTGCCGGCACGGTTCGAGGCCCAGGCCACGCACCTGCAGACCGTGCTGCGCGCGCCCGACGGCGCGACCGTGCTGGCGCGCTCGGTGCACGACGCCTGCCATGCCTTCCGCTGGGGCGATCGCGCCTGGGGGGTGCAGTTCCACCCCGAATTCAGCGCCACGCACATGCGCGGCTACGTGCAGGCGCGCAAGGTCGCGTTGCAGCGCGAAGGTCATTGCCCCAAGACCATCGCCGGCAACATCGCCGCCACGCCGCACGCGCGGCGCGTGCTGCGCCGCTTCGTGCATCACGCGCGCGGCCTGCACGGCCGCTGA
- a CDS encoding MFS transporter produces the protein MADSGTASPLSSRQIGLILFALAMGGFAIGTSEFVVMGLMPDIARGLAVTEPQVGHVISAYALGVVVGAPLLAILGARLRRRALLLALMAFYALGNVASALAPNYETMLLFRFIAGLPHGAYFGVAALVAAAISPPEQRGVAVSRPLLGLAIALLIGNPFATWLGQVLDWRYAFGLVTAIAVLTVGLVARTLPADPNEPRQDPIRELRDFNRAPVWLTLGIGAIGFAGMFCVFGYLAPTLIHVTGVPESWTPFALIAFGIGGILGNLAGGWLFDRLQFRAAAAVLLWSTLLLLLFPIAAHSVWAVLPAVIAVGTMGALAPVLQAHLMDVAADAQTLAAASNHSAFNAANALGPWLGGMAISAGYGWTSTGYIGAATAVAGLLIYLWARRDLRRSAPLQSPA, from the coding sequence ATGGCCGATTCCGGCACCGCGTCGCCGCTGTCTTCCCGCCAGATCGGCCTGATCCTGTTCGCGCTGGCGATGGGCGGTTTCGCCATCGGCACCAGCGAGTTCGTGGTGATGGGCCTGATGCCCGACATCGCGCGCGGGCTGGCGGTGACCGAACCGCAGGTCGGCCATGTGATCAGCGCCTATGCGCTGGGCGTGGTGGTGGGCGCGCCGCTGCTGGCGATCCTCGGCGCGCGCTTGCGCCGGCGCGCGCTGCTGCTGGCGCTGATGGCGTTCTACGCGCTGGGCAATGTCGCCAGCGCGTTGGCGCCGAACTACGAAACCATGCTGCTGTTCCGTTTCATCGCCGGCCTGCCGCACGGCGCCTACTTCGGCGTCGCGGCGCTGGTGGCGGCGGCGATCAGTCCGCCCGAGCAGCGCGGCGTGGCGGTCAGCCGGCCGCTGCTGGGCCTGGCGATCGCGCTGCTGATCGGCAACCCGTTCGCGACCTGGCTGGGCCAGGTGCTGGACTGGCGTTACGCCTTCGGTCTGGTCACCGCGATCGCGGTGCTGACGGTGGGGCTGGTGGCGCGCACCCTGCCGGCCGACCCGAACGAACCGCGCCAGGATCCGATCCGCGAACTGCGCGACTTCAACCGCGCGCCGGTCTGGCTGACCCTGGGCATCGGCGCGATCGGTTTCGCCGGCATGTTCTGCGTGTTCGGCTATCTGGCGCCAACCCTGATCCACGTCACCGGCGTGCCCGAGTCGTGGACGCCGTTCGCGCTGATCGCATTCGGCATCGGCGGCATCCTGGGCAATTTGGCCGGCGGCTGGCTGTTCGACCGCCTGCAGTTCCGCGCCGCGGCGGCGGTGCTGCTGTGGTCGACGCTGTTGCTGCTGCTGTTCCCGATCGCCGCGCATTCGGTGTGGGCGGTGCTGCCGGCGGTGATCGCGGTCGGCACCATGGGCGCGCTGGCGCCGGTGCTGCAGGCGCATCTGATGGACGTGGCCGCCGACGCGCAGACGCTGGCCGCGGCGTCCAACCACTCCGCGTTCAACGCCGCCAATGCGCTCGGCCCCTGGCTGGGCGGCATGGCGATCAGCGCCGGCTACGGCTGGACCTCGACCGGCTACATCGGCGCGGCCACCGCGGTGGCTGGCTTGCTGATCTACCTGTGGGCGCGACGCGACCTGCGTCGCTCGGCGCCGCTGCAGTCGCCGGCCTGA
- the tatB gene encoding Sec-independent protein translocase protein TatB — protein sequence MFDIGFSEIFVIAVVALLVLGPERLPKAARFAGLWVRRARAQWYSVKSELENELADEELRRSLRQTQADLREAQESLRNQIHDSRDSLQRELREAERSVEALDGKPADAATAEPTALPAPTAPAHDDERR from the coding sequence ATGTTCGACATCGGCTTCTCCGAAATCTTCGTCATCGCGGTCGTGGCCCTGCTGGTGCTGGGCCCCGAACGCCTGCCCAAGGCCGCGCGCTTCGCCGGCCTGTGGGTACGGCGCGCGCGCGCGCAGTGGTATTCGGTGAAGTCGGAGCTGGAAAACGAGCTGGCCGACGAGGAGCTGCGCCGCAGTCTGCGCCAGACCCAGGCCGATCTGCGCGAGGCGCAGGAAAGCCTACGCAATCAGATCCACGACAGCCGCGACAGCCTCCAGCGCGAGCTGCGCGAGGCCGAACGCAGCGTCGAGGCGCTGGACGGCAAGCCCGCCGACGCGGCGACCGCCGAGCCCACCGCGCTGCCCGCCCCCACCGCACCGGCCCACGACGATGAGCGACGCTGA
- a CDS encoding YdcH family protein yields MESDDPAEVARKLAELRLEHRDLDAAIDRLAQDSDADELTVKRLKKRKLWLKDCIARLESALIPDEPA; encoded by the coding sequence ATCGAAAGCGATGATCCCGCCGAAGTAGCACGCAAGCTTGCCGAACTGCGGCTGGAACATCGCGACCTGGACGCGGCCATCGACCGTCTGGCCCAGGACAGCGATGCCGACGAGCTCACCGTCAAGCGATTGAAGAAGCGCAAGCTGTGGTTGAAGGACTGCATCGCGCGGCTGGAAAGCGCGCTGATTCCCGACGAGCCGGCGTAG
- a CDS encoding DUF4198 domain-containing protein encodes MTRLKAALGGLALCLAAASAGAHVPFLKPNQFNVLNARLQVESAFTELPFQADFAMDSPNFSITAPDGTQQPIRATAKTRAAVYLEPVLAGDGTYRISTGVRPGPTYKAIETAEGKLYFSDDIARKQGRPSSLKYFSRADAYLAKGEPGYVARPMNSGVEIIPLSSPNRLDLGGELRLRVLRDGKPVPNARMVVVADNEHYLAHRAEDLYDVENARDSNLHADGAGEVAFRPTRAGLYFLFVTVHEKIDADHWESHNASLALEVGLPATASAKP; translated from the coding sequence ATGACCCGATTGAAAGCCGCCCTCGGCGGCCTGGCCCTGTGCCTTGCGGCCGCCTCCGCCGGCGCGCACGTGCCGTTCCTCAAGCCCAACCAGTTCAACGTGCTCAACGCGCGCTTGCAGGTCGAATCCGCTTTCACGGAACTCCCGTTCCAGGCCGACTTCGCGATGGACTCGCCGAACTTCTCGATCACCGCACCGGACGGCACGCAGCAGCCGATCCGCGCCACCGCCAAGACCCGCGCCGCGGTGTATCTGGAGCCGGTGCTGGCGGGCGACGGTACTTATCGGATCAGCACGGGCGTGCGCCCGGGCCCCACCTACAAGGCCATCGAAACGGCGGAGGGCAAGCTGTATTTCTCCGACGACATCGCGCGCAAGCAGGGCCGTCCCTCTTCGCTGAAGTATTTCAGCCGCGCCGACGCCTATCTGGCCAAGGGCGAACCCGGCTATGTCGCGCGGCCGATGAACAGCGGCGTGGAGATCATCCCCTTGTCCTCGCCCAACCGCCTGGATCTGGGCGGCGAACTGCGCCTGCGCGTGCTGCGCGACGGCAAGCCGGTGCCGAACGCGCGCATGGTGGTGGTGGCCGACAACGAGCACTACCTCGCGCATCGGGCCGAGGATCTGTACGACGTGGAGAACGCGCGCGACAGCAACCTGCATGCGGACGGCGCGGGCGAAGTCGCGTTCCGGCCGACCCGCGCCGGCCTGTACTTCCTGTTCGTGACGGTGCACGAGAAGATCGACGCCGACCATTGGGAAAGCCATAACGCGTCGTTGGCGCTGGAAGTCGGCTTGCCGGCGACGGCGTCGGCCAAGCCCTGA